A genomic window from Vagococcus sp. CY52-2 includes:
- the mvk gene encoding mevalonate kinase, producing the protein MVPKQTGMGQSHGKIILLGEHAVVYNYPSIAIPFPKTSIQTIVEKATSHQTISCDFYTGLLDDMPELLDSLKEAIHLSLKTLNQETYPLSITIKSTIPAERGMGSSAAVAVATVRGIFDYFDTELTQSKLLELVNTSEKIAHGNPSGLDALMTSSSSPYYFIKGQEEVPLNMVLEAYLVVADTGETGQTKEAVESINQKLQQKNSLHYQFLISSLGDLPKKGKVALETNQATILGNYMTQAHNILKELDVSSEKLDKLVEESLSHGALGAKLTGGGRGGCMIALAMDKKSAHEIAQALEVHGAKQTWVYEMSEQLL; encoded by the coding sequence ATGGTACCAAAACAAACTGGAATGGGGCAATCACATGGAAAAATTATCTTGCTAGGAGAACATGCAGTAGTTTATAATTATCCGTCGATTGCTATACCTTTTCCTAAAACATCTATCCAAACAATCGTAGAAAAAGCGACATCTCATCAAACTATCTCTTGTGACTTTTATACTGGATTACTTGATGATATGCCAGAGTTATTAGATAGCTTAAAAGAAGCGATTCACCTAAGTCTGAAGACATTAAATCAAGAAACTTATCCTTTATCTATCACTATAAAGAGCACCATTCCTGCTGAACGCGGTATGGGATCAAGTGCTGCAGTTGCTGTGGCGACTGTTAGAGGGATTTTTGATTATTTTGATACTGAATTAACACAATCAAAACTACTCGAACTGGTCAACACATCTGAAAAAATCGCTCATGGTAACCCAAGTGGGTTAGATGCCCTAATGACAAGTTCCTCTTCACCTTATTATTTTATTAAAGGACAAGAAGAGGTTCCTTTAAATATGGTTTTAGAAGCTTACTTAGTCGTTGCCGATACTGGTGAAACTGGACAAACAAAAGAGGCTGTTGAAAGTATTAACCAAAAGCTACAACAAAAAAATTCTCTACATTATCAATTTTTAATCAGCTCTCTTGGTGACTTACCAAAAAAAGGAAAAGTTGCATTAGAGACTAATCAAGCAACGATTTTAGGTAATTATATGACACAAGCTCACAATATCTTAAAAGAGTTAGATGTATCTAGCGAAAAATTAGACAAACTTGTTGAAGAATCCCTAAGTCATGGCGCTCTTGGGGCAAAATTAACCGGTGGCGGTCGTGGTGGATGTATGATAGCATTAGCGATGGATAAAAAATCGGCTCATGAAATTGCTCAAGCTTTAGAAGTTCATGGAGCAAAACAAACATGGGTTTATGAAATGAGTGAACAACTATTATGA
- a CDS encoding DsrE family protein — MRVVFHIHDESMWITCLANVKNFLEMGQDEQEIKVEVVANGPAIKGYLNGSICQKIEHFIQTDHVTFSSCQKAMVNQGIKESDFLTKIKIVPSGVFRLVELQQQKFAYIKV; from the coding sequence ATGAGAGTGGTTTTTCATATTCATGATGAGTCAATGTGGATAACTTGTTTAGCAAATGTTAAAAATTTTTTAGAAATGGGTCAAGATGAGCAAGAGATTAAGGTCGAAGTGGTAGCAAATGGTCCAGCTATAAAGGGATACCTCAATGGGTCTATATGTCAAAAGATAGAACATTTTATCCAAACGGACCATGTTACTTTTTCAAGTTGTCAGAAAGCCATGGTAAATCAAGGAATAAAAGAGAGTGATTTTTTAACAAAGATAAAAATAGTTCCCTCAGGTGTGTTTCGCTTAGTTGAGTTACAGCAACAAAAATTTGCCTATATAAAAGTGTAG
- a CDS encoding phosphomevalonate kinase, whose product MIKASAPGKLYIAGEYAVLEPGNPALIVALDQFITVTLKKADTQGSICSSYSNGISIPWTRKNGKFYMDERDNPFSYIASSVMIVESYLKELGLPLKYFDLTIESELDNKDGRKYGLGSSGAVTIATIKAMLQFYDINYNAELLYKLAAITHLSLHSNGSFGDLAASSFEGWVAYSCFEKDWVLNHLENKSLTLVELLKKPWPKLMIEPLEAPTNLDLYIGWTGTPASTTLLVDTMNDEQHEMNGFYRDFLEKSAKCVKDLIKAFKDGNIESFQEGIRLNRSLLTSLAQKSGVDIETEALLNLCQSAEEFGGAAKSSGAGGGDCGIVLFKKEDNASSILKKWEEHGITNLPLKVYRTPNTTHQAIVSEV is encoded by the coding sequence TTGATTAAAGCAAGTGCACCAGGGAAATTGTACATAGCTGGTGAATATGCTGTACTAGAACCTGGAAACCCTGCGCTAATCGTTGCATTAGATCAATTTATTACTGTAACGCTAAAAAAAGCAGATACACAAGGAAGCATTTGTTCATCTTATTCAAATGGTATTTCCATTCCGTGGACAAGAAAAAATGGAAAATTTTACATGGATGAGCGCGATAATCCTTTTTCTTACATTGCTAGCTCTGTAATGATTGTTGAATCGTATTTAAAAGAACTAGGATTACCATTAAAATATTTTGATTTAACGATTGAAAGTGAATTAGATAATAAAGATGGACGAAAATATGGGCTTGGTTCAAGTGGTGCGGTTACTATTGCTACTATTAAAGCCATGTTACAATTTTATGATATTAACTATAACGCAGAATTACTTTATAAATTAGCAGCAATTACTCATCTTTCATTGCACAGTAACGGATCATTTGGAGACCTAGCTGCCAGTTCATTTGAAGGATGGGTTGCTTACTCATGCTTTGAAAAAGATTGGGTATTAAACCACCTAGAAAATAAGTCACTTACTTTGGTAGAGTTATTAAAAAAACCATGGCCAAAACTAATGATTGAACCACTTGAAGCCCCAACGAATTTAGATTTGTATATTGGTTGGACAGGAACACCAGCTTCAACGACGTTACTTGTTGACACAATGAACGATGAGCAACATGAAATGAACGGTTTTTACCGAGACTTTTTAGAAAAAAGTGCAAAATGTGTCAAAGATTTAATTAAAGCTTTCAAAGACGGAAACATTGAATCATTCCAAGAAGGTATTCGTTTGAATCGCTCTCTTCTCACATCATTAGCACAAAAAAGTGGAGTTGATATTGAAACTGAAGCCTTATTAAACTTGTGTCAAAGTGCAGAAGAATTTGGTGGAGCTGCTAAATCTTCTGGTGCTGGTGGTGGTGATTGCGGCATTGTTTTATTTAAAAAAGAAGATAATGCTTCTTCAATACTGAAAAAATGGGAAGAACATGGTATTACAAATTTACCACTAAAAGTTTACCGTACTCCTAATACCACACATCAAGCCATTGTATCGGAGGTTTAA
- the obgE gene encoding GTPase ObgE, with amino-acid sequence MSMFLDQVTIDVKAGNGGDGMVAFRREKYVPDGGPAGGDGGRGGSIIFQVDEGLRTLMDFRYNRHFKAHPGEHGMSKGMHGRGAEDTYVSVPPGTVVRDVETGQILGDLLVKGQTLLVAKGGRGGRGNIRFATPRNPAPEISENGEPGQERKIELELKVLADVGLVGFPSVGKSTLLSIVSKARPKIGAYHFTTIVPNLGMVTTSDGRSFVMADLPGLIEGASEGVGLGTQFLRHIERTRVILHVVDMSGMEGRDPFEDYLLINKELESYDLRLMERPQLIVANKMDMPDSEENLAIFKEKLAELKTDEWEDDIKIFPISGVTQQGVAPLLNATADLLEVTPEFPLYFEDEEEDDVVNYTFTEDEPEFVVSREDDATWVLSGDKLEKLFVMTNFDREESTMKFARQLRGMGVDETLRTMGAKDGDLVRIKDFVFEFVD; translated from the coding sequence ATGTCCATGTTTTTAGATCAAGTCACAATTGATGTGAAAGCCGGTAATGGTGGAGACGGAATGGTGGCATTTAGACGAGAGAAATATGTTCCAGATGGAGGACCAGCTGGTGGAGATGGTGGTCGTGGTGGAAGTATTATATTTCAAGTAGATGAAGGATTACGAACTTTAATGGATTTTAGATACAATCGTCACTTTAAAGCACATCCAGGGGAACATGGGATGAGTAAAGGGATGCATGGTAGAGGAGCAGAAGATACTTATGTCAGTGTCCCACCAGGAACGGTTGTAAGGGACGTTGAGACAGGTCAAATTTTGGGTGATTTACTAGTCAAGGGGCAAACACTTTTAGTGGCTAAAGGCGGTCGTGGTGGTCGCGGAAATATTCGATTTGCGACACCAAGAAATCCTGCACCGGAAATATCAGAAAATGGTGAACCAGGACAAGAAAGAAAAATCGAGTTAGAATTAAAAGTTTTAGCTGATGTTGGTCTTGTTGGGTTTCCTTCAGTTGGAAAATCAACGTTGTTATCTATTGTATCAAAAGCTAGACCCAAAATTGGCGCGTACCATTTTACAACGATTGTTCCTAATTTAGGAATGGTCACAACAAGTGATGGACGCAGTTTTGTTATGGCTGATTTACCAGGATTAATCGAAGGAGCTTCTGAAGGAGTAGGACTTGGAACGCAATTCTTACGCCATATTGAGCGAACACGCGTTATTTTACATGTGGTTGATATGAGTGGAATGGAAGGGCGAGATCCATTTGAAGATTACTTATTGATTAATAAAGAGCTAGAATCTTATGATTTACGTTTGATGGAAAGGCCACAATTAATTGTGGCTAATAAAATGGATATGCCAGATTCAGAAGAAAATTTAGCCATTTTTAAAGAAAAATTAGCAGAGTTGAAAACAGATGAATGGGAAGATGATATTAAAATATTCCCAATTTCAGGTGTCACACAACAAGGTGTTGCGCCATTGTTAAATGCAACGGCTGATTTATTGGAAGTAACACCAGAATTTCCTCTTTATTTTGAAGATGAAGAAGAGGATGATGTGGTTAACTATACCTTTACAGAAGATGAACCTGAATTTGTGGTATCTCGTGAAGATGATGCGACATGGGTCTTATCAGGTGATAAACTTGAAAAATTATTTGTTATGACAAACTTTGATAGAGAAGAAAGTACCATGAAATTTGCTCGTCAATTACGTGGAATGGGTGTAGACGAAACACTTAGAACGATGGGAGCAAAAGACGGTGATTTAGTTCGTATCAAAGATTTTGTGTTTGAATTTGTGGATTAA
- the mvaD gene encoding diphosphomevalonate decarboxylase encodes MMRQIGRCRAHTNIALIKYWGKRNSDLFLPMNSSLSLTLDAFYTDTSVTLDSNLETDEFFLNGIKQNKDETKKISRFLDLFRQTANRDVHAKIESYNHVPTAAGLASSASAFAALAGAANTAWQLNLDKQTLSTYARRGSGSSTRSIYGGLVEWNMGEGDISESSYAIEIDDASWDIGMIVIAINKHKKKLSSRVGMKLTVDTSPFYPVWVTEAKKDLIAMKEAIKQKDFITLGEITESNGMKMHATMLGATPPISYWEPDSVKAINKVKEIRNNGIPCYVTMDAGPNVKVLCRQSQMSDILDKLKESFTNDQLICSAVGEGIKQLTDTEWSY; translated from the coding sequence ATTATGAGACAAATTGGACGCTGTCGTGCCCATACAAATATAGCCTTAATTAAATATTGGGGTAAAAGAAATAGTGATCTTTTTTTACCAATGAATAGTAGTCTATCTTTAACCTTAGATGCTTTTTATACTGATACCTCTGTTACTCTTGATTCTAATCTTGAAACGGATGAATTTTTCCTAAATGGAATAAAACAAAATAAAGACGAAACAAAAAAAATTAGCCGCTTTCTTGATTTATTTCGTCAAACAGCAAACAGAGATGTACATGCTAAAATTGAAAGCTACAATCATGTACCAACTGCTGCAGGTCTTGCTTCTTCTGCTTCAGCTTTTGCTGCCCTTGCTGGTGCTGCAAATACTGCTTGGCAACTTAATTTAGACAAACAAACCCTCTCTACTTACGCTCGTCGTGGAAGTGGAAGTTCAACTAGAAGTATCTACGGTGGTTTAGTTGAATGGAACATGGGAGAAGGAGATATATCTGAATCCAGTTACGCAATCGAAATTGATGACGCATCATGGGACATCGGAATGATTGTCATTGCGATTAACAAGCATAAAAAGAAATTATCAAGCCGTGTTGGTATGAAACTAACAGTCGATACCTCACCATTTTACCCAGTATGGGTAACTGAAGCGAAAAAGGATTTAATCGCTATGAAAGAGGCTATCAAACAAAAAGATTTTATCACGCTAGGAGAAATCACCGAATCAAATGGGATGAAAATGCATGCAACAATGCTTGGAGCAACTCCTCCTATTTCATACTGGGAACCTGATAGTGTTAAAGCAATTAATAAAGTGAAAGAAATTCGTAACAATGGTATCCCTTGTTATGTTACAATGGACGCTGGACCGAATGTAAAAGTATTATGTAGGCAATCACAAATGTCTGACATATTAGATAAATTAAAAGAAAGTTTTACAAATGATCAGTTAATTTGTTCCGCTGTTGGAGAAGGAATTAAACAATTAACTGATACAGAATGGAGTTACTAA
- a CDS encoding SDR family oxidoreductase yields MTVKTLKNNYVLITGASSGLGEMIAYEAAKKNASLILCARNMEKLKKVASISQAMTTGKVLIQSLDISDYNSVEQLMTFIEENELPIDVLVNNAGVGIFKPFLETSQEEIDMMFSVNILGLMTLTQKVAVMMAENKKGHIINIASQAGKMATPKSSVYAATKFAVIGWSNALRLELKPFGIKVLTVNPGPMRTNFFDTADPTGDYLKQVSAFVTEPERLAKKVVNTIGSNRREINTPWMMEVGSIGYTLFPRVGDFLTGGLFNKK; encoded by the coding sequence TTGACAGTAAAAACATTGAAAAATAACTATGTATTAATCACAGGAGCATCTAGTGGACTGGGTGAAATGATTGCTTATGAGGCGGCAAAAAAAAATGCCTCTTTAATATTATGTGCTAGAAATATGGAAAAATTAAAAAAAGTGGCAAGTATATCTCAAGCTATGACAACGGGGAAAGTATTGATTCAGTCATTGGATATTTCTGATTATAATAGTGTAGAACAATTAATGACATTTATTGAAGAAAATGAGCTACCTATTGATGTATTAGTTAATAATGCAGGGGTTGGTATTTTTAAACCATTTTTAGAGACAAGTCAAGAAGAGATAGATATGATGTTTTCAGTTAATATTTTAGGATTAATGACTTTAACGCAAAAAGTAGCTGTGATGATGGCTGAAAATAAAAAAGGTCATATCATTAATATCGCATCACAAGCAGGAAAAATGGCAACACCGAAATCTAGCGTGTATGCGGCAACAAAATTTGCTGTGATTGGATGGTCCAATGCACTAAGATTAGAATTAAAACCATTTGGTATTAAAGTGTTAACCGTTAATCCTGGACCGATGAGAACGAATTTTTTCGATACAGCAGATCCAACAGGTGACTATTTAAAACAAGTTTCAGCGTTTGTTACAGAACCTGAGCGATTAGCTAAGAAGGTTGTTAATACGATTGGTAGTAATAGACGTGAAATTAATACACCATGGATGATGGAAGTTGGCAGTATTGGTTACACGTTATTTCCAAGAGTGGGTGACTTTTTAACTGGGGGATTATTTAATAAAAAATAA
- a CDS encoding peptidylprolyl isomerase: MKNNKWLIASTTLLLSLALFSACGNNDSAKKETATSKTEQSTAVSSTATSESVDINSLELPQLSTEVAKDEDLVEMVTTEGSIKIKLFPKIAPKAVENFMTHAKDGYYDGLIFHRVINDFMIQGGDPEGNGTGGASIWNKPFEDEFSNQLYNLRGALSMANSGANTNGSQFFIVQNSDDMSDGLLAEDVPTKIIDAYKKGGAPHLDGRHTVFGQVIEGMDVVDNIAKAETGENDKPKKDIKIEKINILQEATK, translated from the coding sequence ATGAAAAATAATAAATGGCTAATTGCTTCAACAACTCTTCTTTTATCTTTGGCTCTCTTTTCCGCTTGTGGTAATAACGATTCAGCAAAAAAAGAAACTGCAACAAGTAAAACAGAACAATCAACAGCTGTTTCAAGTACAGCAACTTCAGAATCAGTAGATATTAATTCTTTAGAGCTACCACAATTATCAACTGAGGTAGCAAAAGATGAAGACTTGGTTGAAATGGTGACAACAGAAGGCTCAATCAAAATTAAATTATTCCCTAAAATTGCTCCTAAAGCTGTGGAAAACTTTATGACACACGCAAAAGATGGGTACTATGATGGGTTAATTTTCCATCGTGTTATAAATGATTTCATGATTCAAGGTGGCGATCCTGAAGGAAACGGAACAGGTGGAGCAAGTATTTGGAATAAACCATTTGAAGATGAATTCTCAAATCAATTGTACAACTTAAGAGGTGCTCTATCTATGGCAAACTCTGGTGCAAATACAAATGGGAGTCAATTCTTTATCGTTCAAAATAGTGATGACATGTCTGATGGATTATTAGCAGAAGATGTTCCAACTAAAATTATCGACGCTTATAAAAAAGGTGGCGCACCTCACTTAGATGGAAGACATACTGTGTTTGGACAAGTTATTGAAGGCATGGATGTTGTTGATAACATTGCAAAAGCTGAAACAGGAGAAAATGATAAACCTAAAAAAGATATTAAGATTGAAAAAATCAATATTCTTCAAGAAGCAACTAAATAA
- the rnz gene encoding ribonuclease Z, producing the protein MELQFLGTGAGVPAKQRNVTSIALKLLDERNEVWLFDCGEGTQQQILHTTIRPRKIAKIFVTHLHGDHILGLPGLISSRSFQGGSDQLEIYGPKGIKDYIELTLRISDTHLKYPIKFIEIDKSGLIFDDKTFSVYCDYLDHRIECFGYRIVEKDYPGELNVQKLREEQIMPGPIYKKIKDGDIVTLPDGRIINGKDYLGPNIKGRIVTILGDTRTHPNCYTLAEQADCLVHESTFSASEGKLARNYYHSTSLQAATVAKKANVKQLYLTHISARYLGRQALELQHEAQTVFKSSTIVKDFDVFDIPLTK; encoded by the coding sequence ATGGAATTACAATTTTTAGGAACAGGTGCAGGAGTACCTGCCAAGCAACGTAATGTGACTAGCATTGCTTTAAAGTTATTAGATGAAAGAAATGAAGTTTGGTTATTTGATTGTGGGGAAGGAACACAGCAGCAAATACTGCACACGACCATTCGTCCTCGAAAAATCGCTAAAATATTTGTGACGCATTTACACGGGGATCATATCTTAGGATTACCAGGGCTTATTAGTAGTCGTTCATTTCAAGGAGGGTCAGACCAACTTGAAATATATGGGCCAAAAGGAATCAAAGACTATATTGAATTAACTCTTAGGATTTCTGATACACATTTAAAATACCCTATTAAATTTATTGAAATAGATAAATCAGGGCTTATTTTTGATGATAAAACCTTTAGTGTGTATTGTGATTATTTGGATCACCGGATTGAATGTTTTGGTTACAGAATAGTAGAAAAAGATTATCCTGGTGAATTAAATGTTCAAAAATTACGTGAAGAGCAAATTATGCCAGGACCGATTTATAAAAAAATAAAAGACGGTGACATAGTGACTCTACCTGACGGACGAATAATTAATGGAAAAGATTATTTAGGCCCTAATATCAAAGGTCGTATTGTGACGATATTAGGTGATACTAGAACACATCCTAATTGCTACACATTAGCCGAACAAGCGGATTGTTTAGTACATGAGAGCACATTTAGTGCCTCAGAAGGTAAGTTAGCGAGAAATTATTATCATTCCACCAGTTTACAAGCAGCAACAGTAGCTAAGAAAGCAAACGTTAAGCAATTGTATTTAACGCATATTAGTGCACGATACTTAGGAAGACAGGCACTTGAATTACAACATGAAGCACAGACTGTGTTTAAATCTTCTACAATTGTAAAAGATTTTGATGTGTTTGATATTCCTTTAACAAAATAA
- a CDS encoding nucleotidyltransferase, producing the protein MMRLTSCGVIVEYNPFHNGHIYHLKEARKKSEADVLVAVMSGNFLQRGEPAIIDKWQRAETALHNGADLVIELPFAYAVQSADYFAKGGVKLLHSLNVESLCFGTDLTQSMDYELFGQTYVEKEELINQRYQEIKNNGQSYPQQMTQIYRELLQQVPLDFSSPNHILGMAYAKENARYNNPMSLIPITRQGSGYHDETIKSQEFSSATAIRQRVLEKDMTSISHTVPSETREFLKNNNLHSWEDYWPLLKYHLLTHSFEELSDTYQLSEGIEYRLKELVKKAASFSDFMSLVKTKRYTWTRLQRLATYLLLNVTQEEIEQVWTHSYLRVLSFNETGRQYLKQEKNMSELPIITKISQKNERQLSLDIRAGQIYQLIEKDIASEQDYYRSPIYLREEC; encoded by the coding sequence TTGATGAGGTTAACAAGTTGTGGTGTTATTGTAGAGTATAATCCATTTCATAATGGACATATCTACCATTTGAAAGAAGCAAGGAAAAAGTCAGAAGCAGATGTGTTAGTTGCGGTCATGAGTGGTAATTTTTTACAACGAGGAGAACCAGCTATCATTGATAAATGGCAAAGAGCCGAAACAGCCCTACATAATGGAGCTGATTTAGTTATAGAGTTGCCTTTTGCTTATGCGGTACAGTCAGCAGATTACTTTGCAAAAGGTGGTGTTAAGTTGCTTCATAGTTTAAACGTGGAGTCCCTTTGCTTTGGAACAGATTTAACACAGTCAATGGATTATGAATTATTTGGTCAAACATATGTAGAAAAAGAGGAACTTATTAATCAACGATACCAAGAAATAAAAAATAATGGACAGAGTTATCCGCAACAAATGACACAGATTTATAGGGAGTTATTACAACAAGTTCCGCTTGATTTCTCATCACCAAATCATATTTTAGGGATGGCTTATGCCAAAGAAAATGCAAGGTATAATAACCCGATGTCACTCATTCCTATTACTAGACAAGGTTCCGGTTATCATGATGAAACCATAAAGTCACAAGAGTTTTCTAGTGCAACAGCTATCAGGCAACGTGTTTTAGAAAAAGATATGACAAGTATTTCTCATACAGTACCAAGTGAAACACGTGAGTTTTTAAAAAATAATAACTTACATTCTTGGGAGGATTATTGGCCATTATTAAAGTATCACTTGTTAACTCACTCTTTTGAAGAATTATCTGATACTTATCAACTAAGTGAAGGAATTGAGTATCGATTGAAAGAATTGGTAAAAAAAGCGGCTAGTTTTTCAGATTTTATGTCTCTTGTTAAAACGAAACGGTACACATGGACAAGGTTACAACGTTTAGCAACATACTTATTATTAAATGTGACACAAGAAGAAATCGAGCAAGTTTGGACTCACTCCTATCTTAGAGTACTTAGTTTTAATGAAACAGGTAGGCAGTATCTAAAACAAGAAAAAAATATGAGCGAACTACCAATTATTACTAAAATTAGCCAAAAAAATGAACGTCAATTGTCTTTAGATATACGCGCTGGTCAGATTTATCAGTTAATTGAAAAAGATATTGCCAGTGAGCAAGATTATTATCGCTCACCCATTTATTTAAGAGAGGAGTGTTAA
- the fni gene encoding type 2 isopentenyl-diphosphate Delta-isomerase, producing MTTSWNRKDQHIHYAEMQYNQSKSNGLDGVRFVHQSFSEISVKDVSLHTNLGTLKLTVPFFINAMTGGSDKATIINKNLAYVARETNVAMAVGSISIALNDTTQQESFKIVRKTNPNGVIFANLGAHHSVENAKRAVDLIEANALQLHLNTPQELVMPEGDRDFSSWLKNIESIVNRLNVPVIVKEVGFGMSKETIQQLIDVGVTIIDVAGKGGTNFIEIENQRRELKEYSYLYDWGQTTAESLLEARKFSSQAAIVASGGIKTPLDMLKSFGLGAVATGLSGEFLHLILTKGTDETIQQIERFKAELTHLMVLVGAQSISTIKDQPLVLDSHLTNWCYQRHLPIN from the coding sequence ATGACAACCTCTTGGAATCGTAAAGATCAACATATTCATTATGCTGAGATGCAATACAACCAATCCAAATCTAATGGCTTAGATGGTGTAAGATTTGTTCATCAATCTTTCTCTGAAATTAGCGTGAAGGATGTATCCTTACACACCAATTTGGGTACTTTAAAATTGACTGTTCCCTTTTTTATTAATGCGATGACTGGTGGTAGTGATAAAGCAACTATCATCAATAAAAACTTAGCCTATGTGGCTCGTGAAACAAATGTAGCTATGGCTGTGGGTTCTATCAGTATTGCCTTAAATGACACGACACAGCAAGAATCTTTTAAAATTGTCAGAAAAACAAACCCTAATGGTGTTATATTTGCCAATCTAGGTGCCCATCACTCTGTTGAAAATGCTAAAAGAGCCGTTGATTTGATTGAAGCAAATGCTTTACAACTTCATTTAAATACACCACAAGAACTCGTTATGCCAGAGGGGGATCGTGACTTTTCGAGTTGGCTAAAAAATATTGAATCAATTGTTAATAGACTTAATGTCCCTGTGATTGTTAAAGAAGTTGGATTTGGTATGTCTAAAGAAACGATTCAACAACTAATTGATGTTGGGGTAACCATCATCGACGTGGCAGGAAAAGGTGGCACCAACTTTATTGAAATCGAAAATCAACGACGAGAACTGAAAGAATATTCTTATTTATATGATTGGGGACAAACAACTGCTGAATCGCTACTAGAAGCTAGAAAATTTTCATCACAAGCAGCGATTGTTGCCTCCGGTGGTATAAAAACACCACTTGATATGTTAAAAAGCTTTGGATTAGGCGCGGTAGCAACTGGATTATCTGGTGAATTTCTACATCTTATTTTAACAAAAGGAACGGATGAAACGATTCAGCAAATTGAACGTTTCAAAGCAGAATTAACACACTTAATGGTTTTAGTCGGAGCACAATCAATTTCGACTATAAAAGATCAACCACTTGTTTTAGATAGTCATCTAACAAATTGGTGTTATCAACGACATCTACCAATAAATTAA
- a CDS encoding lipopolysaccharide assembly LapA domain-containing protein: MKNTTKTIVILLLLFVVVLFAVINAQPIAINFIFTKQRVPLVLIIITSVIIGALIALIGTIGTIWKKNRLVKELNQQLVDSKNTQLEGDDNQQRVELEQKLKESQLEISDLRHKLVNQMMSSSTTTSTPEEEPEIVEVTKKD; this comes from the coding sequence ATGAAAAATACAACTAAAACGATTGTGATATTATTACTATTGTTTGTCGTCGTGTTATTTGCTGTGATTAATGCTCAACCTATTGCGATTAATTTTATCTTTACTAAACAAAGGGTACCATTAGTATTAATCATTATTACTTCAGTCATCATTGGAGCATTAATCGCTTTAATAGGCACTATAGGTACTATCTGGAAGAAAAATCGTTTAGTGAAAGAATTAAATCAACAATTAGTTGATTCAAAAAATACTCAATTAGAAGGGGATGACAACCAACAACGAGTTGAATTAGAGCAAAAGTTAAAAGAAAGTCAGCTTGAGATTTCTGATTTAAGACACAAGTTAGTCAACCAAATGATGTCTAGTTCAACAACTACGTCAACTCCTGAAGAAGAACCTGAAATTGTTGAAGTAACAAAGAAGGATTGA